GTCGAACTCGGCGTACAACGCATCGTTCCGCTTGCCACCGAACGCAGTCAGGTGAAGCTCAGCGGCGAGCGCGAGGAAAAACGTCGCCGTCATTGGCAAGGGGTCATTCTGCACGCCTGCGAGCAATCCGGCCGCAGCCACATCCCGGACTTGTTACCCGTGCAGAAGCTCGACCAGTGGTTGTCCAGCCGCAGACCTGACGGCCATGCACTGTTCCTCGACCCCGAAGGCGATGTCGGCGTGAGCGACCTGGGCGAACCGGTCGCTGCGGTGAGTCTGCTGGTCGGGCCAGAAGGCGGGCTGAGCCCCACGGAACGGACGCTCGCGGTGCAGGCGGGGTTCCTGCGTCTGCGGCTGGGACCACGGATCCTGCGCACGGAGACCGCAGCCGTGACAGCCATCGCCGCCCTGCAGGGAATCTGGGGGGATCTGAATGGGGGGCGCCTGCGCGCCCCGACGCACGGCCGGCCTTAGAGGAGCCGGTCAGACTTGGGACTGATCTACTGCGCCGGCGGGATAGCGGTCCATTTTCCCGATCCTTCTCGTCAAATAGCTACGGCTATTCTCCTCGAAGGATCGAAAAAATGACCTCGCTCTCCCACCCGGCTCGCTACGATCGCCCAAATCCGACCGGCTCCTAGGAACCGGTCTGGCGTGAATACTCGTGGTACACCTGCGCCACGGCCAGTTCGAGTGCGTCCAGATCTGGAATTACGGCGGCGATGTCCCCGACCTGCACCGTACCGGGGTCACCCGCTCCGCCCTCGACCGACATTTCCTGCAAGGTATCCCCGCTCACCCGCTTGAGCTGCGGGATACCGGCCATCACCACTGCGTAGAAGGATAGCCCGCTGTCAGGCCTGATGCGGTTGATCACGGCGA
The genomic region above belongs to Gammaproteobacteria bacterium and contains:
- a CDS encoding chemotaxis protein CheW: MQATLQDTVRTLIIPLQGCNLLLPNVAVAEVVPYMQPHEIDGAPEWLLGTISWRGLNIPLISYDRMQGLDVRNGLVQARIAVINRIRPDSGLSFYAVVMAGIPQLKRVSGDTLQEMSVEGGAGDPGTVQVGDIAAVIPDLDALELAVAQVYHEYSRQTGS
- a CDS encoding 16S rRNA (uracil(1498)-N(3))-methyltransferase yields the protein MPIPRIYLPATLTPGAEVELDARGVGHLVRVLRLRVGDAVTLFNGDGNDYAAKLIETSKVQARCRIHTARVRTTESPLRIELAQGISRGERMDYTIQKAVELGVQRIVPLATERSQVKLSGEREEKRRRHWQGVILHACEQSGRSHIPDLLPVQKLDQWLSSRRPDGHALFLDPEGDVGVSDLGEPVAAVSLLVGPEGGLSPTERTLAVQAGFLRLRLGPRILRTETAAVTAIAALQGIWGDLNGGRLRAPTHGRP